The genomic window CAACACAAGAAAGGAAAGTGGTGGAGAGTTGGGACACTAGGGATCCTGCCAGTTTGCCCTGGACTTGCACATTTGAAGCCCCGCTTCCCTCCAGCACATACAGAGTGAACCTTTATGAGCGATCACTTTTTTGGTCTTTGTGGTGAATTCTGTCCAGTCTGCTGTCAGCAGTGGCATGACCATGGCCCATGTGGCATAGCCTGAGACCTGGCTGAGCCATCCTGGAGTCCTTTAAGCCTGTTGACCCTCTTTACTGCCATGTCTCCCTTTGCAGATGGAGCGGGAGAAGGTGGGTCTACTGGCAAcactgcaggacacacagaagCAGCTGGAGCAGGCTCGGGGGGCCCTCTCTGAGCAACATGAGAAGGTGAATCGTCTCACAGAGAACCTTAGTGCCCTGCGGCGCCTTCAGGCTGGCAAGGAGCGGCAGACTTCCTTGGATAATGAGAAGGACCGTGATAGCCATGAAGATGGTGACTACTATGAGGTGGACATCAATGGGCCTGAGATCCTGGCCTGCAAgtaccatgtggctgtggctgaggCTGGTGAACTCCGGGAGCAGCTCAAGGCATTGCGCAGTACACACGAAGCTCGCGAGGCCCAACACGCTGAAGAGAAGGGCCGCTATGAGGCTGAGGGCCAGGCACTCACAGAGAAGGTCTCTCTGCTAGAAAAGGCTAACCATCAGGACCGAGAGCTATTGGCCcatctggagaaggagctgaagaaGGTGAGCGATGTGGCTGGTGAAACCCAGGGCAGCCTGAATGTGGCTCAGGATGAGCTGGTAACCTTCAGTGAGGAGCTGGCCAACCTCTAccaccatgtgtgtatgtgcaacaACGAGACGCCGAACCGTGTCATGCTGGATTACTACCGCGAAGGCCAGGGCAAAGCTGGCCGTACCAGCCCTGAGGGTCGCGGGCGTCGTTCGCCTGTCCTTTTGCCCAAGGGGCTGTTGGCCACAGAGGTGGGCCGAGCGGATGGGACTGGAGACAGCAGCCCCTCACCCAGCTCTTCTCTGCCATCGCCATTGAGTGACCCCCGCCGGGAACCTATGAACATCTACAATCTGATTGCCATCATCCGAGACCAGATCAAGCACCTACAGGCAGCAGTAGACCGTACAACTGAGTTGTCCCGGCAGCGAATTGCCTCACAGGAACTGGGTCCTGCCATGGACAAGGACAAGGAGGCTCTCATGGAGGAGATCCTCAAGCTGAAGTCACTGCTGAGTACCAAACGGGAGCAGATCACCACCCTTCGCACAGTGCTCAAGGCCAACAAGCAGGTGAGATAAAGTGGGTGGGTGTAGTAGCAGGCCACTTGTTcagtcccagccacccagaactgaaataaccacacagaaactgtattaattaaacactgcttggcccattagctctagcttcttattggctaattcttacatattaatttaatccatctctattaatctatgtattgccacatggcagtggcttaccagtaaagttttggcatgtcttactctggtggcagctccatggcgtccctctgactctgccttcttctcccagcattcagtccagttttccctgcctacctaagttctgccctatcagcaggccaaggcagtttctttattcattaatggtaatcacagcacacagggaggactcccacatcaggtggaGCACCAGAGCCCACTGGGAGGCTGCCTCCTCCACTTGTTGCAGGGCTCACAGGCCTGTGTCATTGTGTTTAGTCTCCTGCTGTCCCCTTCCTCAGAGCTCCCAGACAAGGTGGAGTGACTGTTGGCATTAGAGGGCTCTCTAATCAGAGCTGCTCCTGAGCACCTTACAGAGTTTCTGATGCTGAAGGAACAAGGCGATGGCCCGAGCCCCAAGGGGCATGGTGCAGGACTTTGTGACTtctccaggacaggctctttGGTTCATCATTCTTCCCTGCTAATTAGAATCAGAGGGTAGGACCCCCAGTAAGCATGGCTATCATTTTGTCCCCAAGACTGCATATAAGAATTCTCTGCATGCAGAAAATTTTTCACGGGCAGCAGCCCCACCGTGGACCCAGGGTTCCCATTGTAAGCTCAGAACTTCCCTTGAGCAGCTTCACCCCACCTACCACCTTATACCTCTTTGTCCCCAGACAGCTGAGGTGGCCCTCGCCAACCTGAAGAGCAAGTATGAGAATGAGAAGGCCATGGTGACCGAGACCATGATGAAGCTACGGAACGAGCTCAAGGCCCTCAAGGAAGATGCAGCCACCTTCTCCTCCCTGCGTGCCATGTTTGCCACCAGGTAACTCCACTACTAGTGGGCTTCTCTCTCCTGCAGCTTCTCCCCTGCTGGAGCTACCTGGTGCCCTTACTCACAGGTTTCAGTCTTCTTCCTGAAGCCTGTAGGCCTGCTGGTTCGGGTCTAGCACCATCAGGCACCTCATACATACAGCTCAGCGTTTGGTAATTACAGCCCCTGGCCCAGCCCATCACACATGCGGGGCTGCCCTCCTTGCCTGGCTCAAGTTGGTAACAAGGGAAAGCAAAGAGATGGAAAGACTGTGACCACCAGGGTCCTCGGCTGGCTGCACCTCAGCCTTCTGTGCGTCATGTAGACAGGTGTCCAGGTCTGGGCCAGGCCTGGTAGATACCACTTAGGTAGACGTTCAGCAGAGGTAGGCATCTGTTTCCCTGTTCCTCTGGCCCCCAGAAACTTGGCTCAGATTTCACAGTTAATGAACCTGAATGCTCAATTTGTGTTGCTTTGAGCGTAGGAGACTTAGAAGCAAAGGGCCTAGAGGAGTGAGCTTTGGAGATAGGGGATAGCACTCTTGGTTCCAACTTTGTTCCAGTGGTGACGAAGGCCCAGACCAGTTTGTTAGCTCCTCTTCCTAGGACAGGACTGTCAGGGGTTTCAACTCAGCTGTTTGCCATCCACTTCCCGCCTTTCTATCAGGGGAGGGCCAAGGGAGCTTTAGGCTTGGTAGGTGTGcagctttccttcctctcccatgaGGGATCTCTGTGGCCTGGGAACCCCTTAAGGGTTGTCTAGGCTTCCTAGCAGGGAAAGAACAGTCTTAGGGCTGGAAGGCCTCTTTGCCTATCACCCTTCAGAGTCAGGTGCTGCCACCAGCTGGTCTAAGTTGGGATGACAGGATGGGCCAGGGTTCTGCACCTTTCCTCTACCTGGGTGCTCCCAGTGTCTTAGCATCCCTCCCGGCAGGCCCCTGCCAGGGCAGCAAAGACAAGAAGAGTTCCAGGATTTCTCTGGAAGTTTTCTCCACTGGgccttagaattttttttattttttttaaatttatttatttatttatttttgagacagggtctcactatgtagccctggatggcctagaactcactatgtaaaccaggctgtccttgaactcacagaactgtctgcctctgtctcctcaagtgttgagattaaaggtgtgttctccATGCCTGGTTTAgagagggtttctattgctgtaataaaacagcaGGGAGGAAAGTGCTTATTTTATCTCATAGTCTGTAGTTGATCACCTGGGGAAGTTAGAGCAGGAACTCGaggcagaggccgtggaggagagCTCTTATTGacatgctcagcctgctttcttaaagctcctaggaccaccagcccagggatggcaccacccatggtGAActtggccttcccacatcaatcactaattaagaaagtgcatCACAGGCTTGCACACAGGCCATtatgatgaaggcattttctcagttgaggttccctcttcccagataactatAGCTGGTGTCAGGTTGgcataaaaactagccagtacactgCACTCCTTCTGCCCactccccaaacacacatacaaaagaaacaaacGCAGTGACACAGAACTGGGGGTAGGGTTAAGGGCTACTCTGTTTGGGTCATGGCCTTATTCTGAAGGAGCCTTTGCtaaaagaaacccaaacaagccTCCCTAGCCCTGGCTCAAGCTCCATCTGAGAGTCACTCTGGAGTGGGGTCCTTGGGACCTGCCTTTCCTTGTCTGAgcctttcagctgtgctgtttcCACAGATGTGATGAGTACATCACACAGCTGGATGAGATGCAGCGGCAGCTGGCGGCCGCAGAAGATGAGAAGAAGACCCTGAACTCTCTGCTGCGCATGGCCATCCAGCAGAAACTGGCACTCACCCAGCGGCTGGAGCTGCTGGAGCTGGACCACGAGCAGACCCGCAGGGGCCGCAGCAAGGCCACCCCCAAGGCCAAGCCAGCCACCCCGAGCGTAAGTCACACCTGTGCCTGTGCCAGCGAGAGGGCGGAGGGCGCCGGGCTGGCCAACCAGGTGTTCTGCAACGAGAAGCACAGCATTTACTGTGATTAGGGCTGTGGGGCGCTGCACACCGCTAACGTCTGCTTCACCTCAACTAACCCAGTTGCAGTGGGACAGCAGTGCTAGGCCGGTCTTAACGTGACTAACGCACGGAGGGCAGCATTCTAGGCGAGCGGCAGCACTGGGACACATCTGTCACCAGGACACTTTGAGCTTTGTTTTGCTTCTCGCCCGCAGCCCCCTCAAGGGTATCCTGTATCAGTTGCTGTCTTTTGGGGTGGTGGTATCAGAGGTCTGGGTGGAGCTGCTCACCTTTGGTAGAACAGTGAGGTGAAGTGTTTTCCAGGGTCCCCAGGCACCGTTAGGAGAACCCGAGGTAGAATCCTTCCCTGGGCACATGGGCAGAACCCGAGTTGAAACTTGCATGTTCCTCGCATGTTTCTAATGTCAGAGCTTGAGAGCAGTTCTATGAGACTCGAGCCTCTGTGGTAGGAGCAGCCCGGGGCAGCTCTCTGTGGCCAGCGTGGTCTCATGGAAAGAGTTCCCTGTGTTTCCTGCAGCATCTCACTGCGAACCATATTCAGGACAGAAGTGCAGAACTTCCTCCAGTCCCAGGGGGAACTGACCCCAGAGGCTGCATGAGACCCTCACAGttcagacacaaataatcatCGCCCAGGAGGACAGAGCTTGGCTGCTTAGGGTCTCATCTCTGAGATCCGCATGCTGCTCTGCCCTGTGAGGTGACAAATTGGCAGGGCCTGAGGtcctaggttttctttttttaatgaaaaagtgTTCCAAGTGCCTGGCAAGACCCTGGTCCTTGGTGCAGCCTGTTCTTTGGTACCTGGAGACCCATAGCCCATGCTCGGGTCTTTTCCTGGAAGTTGTCAGACCCAAAGAAGCAGTGTTTGGAGAAATGCTGGTGAGCTCTGCCAGGTTGCACTGGCACAGCAGAGCCCAGCTGTGTGCTGGAAGGACTTCCTGTGGGCCCGGAGCTGTGCTCAGGACCGGCTGGTAAGAGTCATGTGGTTCTCAGTGCAATTTGGGGCTCCTTTTCCAGAGGCTCTGTCAGTGCAGAACTGTGGCATCAAGCGTTTGCTTTAGTGTGCTGTGAAGCAGGACTCTGCTCAGTATTTCTCTCCCAGACTTCCATCTCTGTGACAGCTGCTAGCCTGTCACCCTGTGGACAGGTGTCTTTCACAGTTTGGGACACAGCATTTCACCTGTGGAACACAACATTGGTCCCCAGCATGGGACCCTGTGGTCTCTCAaacagctttctctttcttttctctgtgtggtgCCTAGGTTGTTCCAGTCTCCTTCAGATTCTAGACACCACACAGTCATGCACTGAGGGTAGAATAGGCCACATGTGTCCCTTGCATGTCCGTCCTGGGAATGGCTGCCCGCATGCCCACCCaccttctgcctttctttttctttgggccaGGACACAGCTTTCCTTCCATCGTCTGGGGCTTTGCAGGCACTTGGAGCCCCATCCCCTAACACACACGCAGGCCTCCTGCCGACTAATTTGCTCGCTTACTCCCAGAACAAGAGCTTTAGCGTTAAGTGCTATGGAAGTGGCAAGTGACTGGTTTCTAATGCTGTCTTATTTTCTCCTGTTTTCAGCTGTAGAGTAGCTGCTGGGAGGATGTGGCCACCGGCCCTGTCACACTGcagccccctcccctctcccctcccatggcctatgcagaggaaggaagggcagcCTAAAGTCCACTTAGAGATGTTTGGATATGCCACTGTAATTCTTTTCAAATAGCATTCCCCAAGTTTTTAATGGgagttttaagggaaaaaaaaaaaaagctttactGTTGAGAATGCTGTGAGCTGCTGCTTGGAAAGGCCTGTGTACGGCCGAAGAACCTGCTTCCACAACCACGGTCAGGCTCTCTAGGGGCCTGCTGGACAGCCTGCCATGGGGGGCTCCTTATTACACATGCTCC from Microtus pennsylvanicus isolate mMicPen1 chromosome 4, mMicPen1.hap1, whole genome shotgun sequence includes these protein-coding regions:
- the Bicd2 gene encoding protein bicaudal D homolog 2 isoform X2; the protein is MSAPSEEEEYAHLVMEAQPEWLRAEVKRLSHELAETTREKIQAAEYGLAVLEEKHQLKLQFEELEVDYEAIRSEMEQLKEAFGQAHTNHKKVAADGESREESLIQESASKEQYYVRKVLELQTELKQLRNVLTNTQSENERLTSVAQELKEINQNVEIQRGRLRDDIKEYKFREARLLQDYSELEEENISLQKQVSVLRQNQVEFEGLKHEIKRLEEETEYLNSQLEDAIRLKEISERQLEEALETLKTEREQKNNLRKELSHYMSINDSFYTSHLQVSLDGLKFSDDAVTAEPNNDAEALVNGFEHSGLVKSSLDNKTSTPRKDGLAPPSPSLVSDLLSELHISEIQKLKQQLVQMEREKVGLLATLQDTQKQLEQARGALSEQHEKVNRLTENLSALRRLQAGKERQTSLDNEKDRDSHEDGDYYEVDINGPEILACKYHVAVAEAGELREQLKALRSTHEAREAQHAEEKGRYEAEGQALTEKVSLLEKANHQDRELLAHLEKELKKVSDVAGETQGSLNVAQDELVTFSEELANLYHHVCMCNNETPNRVMLDYYREGQGKAGRTSPEGRGRRSPVLLPKGLLATEVGRADGTGDSSPSPSSSLPSPLSDPRREPMNIYNLIAIIRDQIKHLQAAVDRTTELSRQRIASQELGPAMDKDKEALMEEILKLKSLLSTKREQITTLRTVLKANKQTAEVALANLKSKYENEKAMVTETMMKLRNELKALKEDAATFSSLRAMFATRCDEYITQLDEMQRQLAAAEDEKKTLNSLLRMAIQQKLALTQRLELLELDHEQTRRGRSKATPKAKPATPSL
- the Bicd2 gene encoding protein bicaudal D homolog 2 isoform X1, translating into MSAPSEEEEYAHLVMEAQPEWLRAEVKRLSHELAETTREKIQAAEYGLAVLEEKHQLKLQFEELEVDYEAIRSEMEQLKEAFGQAHTNHKKVAADGESREESLIQESASKEQYYVRKVLELQTELKQLRNVLTNTQSENERLTSVAQELKEINQNVEIQRGRLRDDIKEYKFREARLLQDYSELEEENISLQKQVSVLRQNQVEFEGLKHEIKRLEEETEYLNSQLEDAIRLKEISERQLEEALETLKTEREQKNNLRKELSHYMSINDSFYTSHLQVSLDGLKFSDDAVTAEPNNDAEALVNGFEHSGLVKSSLDNKTSTPRKDGLAPPSPSLVSDLLSELHISEIQKLKQQLVQMEREKVGLLATLQDTQKQLEQARGALSEQHEKVNRLTENLSALRRLQAGKERQTSLDNEKDRDSHEDGDYYEVDINGPEILACKYHVAVAEAGELREQLKALRSTHEAREAQHAEEKGRYEAEGQALTEKVSLLEKANHQDRELLAHLEKELKKVSDVAGETQGSLNVAQDELVTFSEELANLYHHVCMCNNETPNRVMLDYYREGQGKAGRTSPEGRGRRSPVLLPKGLLATEVGRADGTGDSSPSPSSSLPSPLSDPRREPMNIYNLIAIIRDQIKHLQAAVDRTTELSRQRIASQELGPAMDKDKEALMEEILKLKSLLSTKREQITTLRTVLKANKQTAEVALANLKSKYENEKAMVTETMMKLRNELKALKEDAATFSSLRAMFATRCDEYITQLDEMQRQLAAAEDEKKTLNSLLRMAIQQKLALTQRLELLELDHEQTRRGRSKATPKAKPATPSVSHTCACASERAEGAGLANQVFCNEKHSIYCD